A genomic segment from bacterium encodes:
- a CDS encoding GNAT family N-acetyltransferase → MELTIRKATLDDLAEISKLNLELFNVQHKFDPTANLNWTMSPDGQEYFKTRISAEDSFTEVAEDKSGQLVGYIFGAIFKRQPWRVEGKYAELESIYIKPEHQVAGLGAKLTSDFINWCRQNKVNYISVIPTSKNEKAIKFYRKLGFSDYDLVMQLKLD, encoded by the coding sequence ATGGAACTCACTATCCGCAAAGCCACACTCGACGACCTCGCCGAAATTTCCAAACTAAATTTGGAACTTTTTAATGTTCAACATAAATTTGACCCGACCGCCAACTTAAACTGGACCATGAGCCCAGACGGCCAAGAATATTTTAAAACAAGAATATCCGCAGAAGATAGCTTTACAGAAGTAGCCGAAGACAAATCTGGCCAACTTGTAGGCTATATTTTTGGAGCAATTTTTAAACGCCAACCGTGGAGGGTGGAAGGAAAATATGCGGAACTGGAAAGTATTTATATAAAACCAGAACACCAAGTCGCTGGACTAGGCGCAAAATTAACGTCTGATTTTATAAACTGGTGCCGCCAAAATAAAGTTAACTATATTTCTGTTATACCAACATCAAAAAATGAAAAAGCTATTAAATTTTACAGAAAACTAGGCTTTTCCGATTACGATCTAGTAATGCAATTAAAATTGGATTAA